The Streptomyces sp. NL15-2K genome contains a region encoding:
- a CDS encoding DUF3099 domain-containing protein: MRKQHGGGNAEVFRITGARAGLQEDVRGRQRRYVISMTIRTLSVILAATLWNVERHIAIVALVLGAVLPYIAVVVANAGRENAPSLPSTFVTAPTPPMIEPPHAEDAFAKEDGFPQEERLAEPVPEDVVADPAPGTASGSGDRA, from the coding sequence ATGCGGAAGCAGCATGGCGGCGGCAACGCCGAGGTGTTCCGGATCACCGGGGCTCGGGCGGGCCTCCAGGAGGACGTACGCGGAAGGCAGCGCCGGTACGTCATATCGATGACGATCCGTACGCTGTCGGTGATCCTCGCGGCCACCCTGTGGAACGTCGAACGGCACATCGCGATCGTCGCGTTGGTGCTGGGTGCGGTCCTCCCCTACATCGCCGTGGTCGTCGCCAACGCGGGGCGGGAGAACGCGCCGTCGCTGCCGTCGACGTTCGTCACGGCGCCGACGCCGCCGATGATCGAGCCGCCGCACGCTGAGGACGCTTTCGCAAAGGAGGACGGTTTCCCGCAAGAGGAGCGGCTCGCGGAACCCGTCCCGGAGGACGTCGTCGCCGATCCCGCGCCGGGCACGGCGAGCGGGTCGGGCGACCGGGCGTGA
- a CDS encoding S8 family serine peptidase, whose product MAHLRSRRRLALAVPVALSLTASLGFLPTAASAAPRAESATQAVDAPALAYVVNTKLDRRTIESVKRAVPAAGGTVVITYEKIGVIVVHSSNPEFAKEMRGIRGVQSAGATRTAPLTAAGTTDEGAAQFLSEEQAAKVASASAATPDSEPLEADQWDLRAIGADKAAKINPGSRNVTVAVIDTGVDDTHPDIAPNFSASQSANCDGGVADTSEGAWRPYTAEDYHGTHVAGEIAAARNGIGVAGVAPGVKVSSINVTDPGNGLFYPESVVCAFVFAADHGVEITNNSYYVDPWLYNCMDDPDQRAIVDAVNRAQLYAQKKGTLHLASAGNSNHDLDSDAIVDDSSPDDSTPVERTIDPHECFDVPTQLPGVVTVSATGVKNLKSYYSSYGKGVVDVAAPGGDRLYQIPDTPSQNGRILSTMPNGEYGFLQGTSMASPHAAGVAALLKSKYPKASPAQLQVLLKAQADNTACPVSYDQDGDGTQDAVCEGGKYVNGFYGYGIVNALRAVK is encoded by the coding sequence ATGGCTCATCTGCGTTCCAGACGCCGGCTCGCCCTCGCCGTGCCCGTCGCGCTGTCGCTGACAGCCTCGCTCGGCTTCCTGCCCACGGCGGCGTCGGCCGCCCCGCGCGCGGAGAGTGCCACGCAGGCGGTGGACGCGCCCGCCCTGGCGTACGTCGTGAACACCAAGCTGGACCGCCGCACGATCGAGTCGGTGAAGAGGGCGGTCCCGGCGGCGGGCGGCACGGTCGTGATCACGTACGAGAAGATCGGCGTGATCGTCGTCCACTCGTCGAACCCGGAGTTCGCCAAGGAGATGCGCGGGATACGCGGAGTGCAGTCGGCGGGTGCCACGCGCACCGCGCCGCTGACCGCCGCGGGGACCACGGACGAGGGCGCGGCGCAGTTCCTGTCCGAGGAGCAGGCCGCCAAGGTCGCGAGCGCCTCCGCCGCCACGCCGGACAGCGAGCCCCTGGAAGCCGACCAGTGGGACCTCCGCGCGATCGGCGCCGACAAGGCCGCGAAGATCAACCCGGGCAGCCGCAACGTGACCGTCGCCGTGATCGACACCGGCGTCGACGACACCCACCCGGACATCGCACCGAACTTCTCCGCGTCCCAGTCGGCGAACTGCGACGGCGGTGTCGCGGACACCAGCGAGGGCGCCTGGCGGCCGTACACCGCGGAGGACTACCACGGCACCCACGTGGCCGGTGAGATCGCCGCGGCCCGCAACGGCATCGGCGTGGCCGGTGTCGCGCCCGGGGTGAAGGTCTCGAGCATCAACGTGACCGACCCGGGCAACGGCCTCTTCTACCCGGAGAGCGTCGTGTGCGCCTTCGTGTTCGCCGCCGACCACGGCGTCGAGATCACGAACAACAGCTACTACGTCGACCCGTGGCTGTACAACTGCATGGACGACCCGGACCAGCGGGCCATCGTCGATGCCGTCAACAGGGCCCAGCTGTACGCGCAGAAGAAGGGCACGCTCCACCTCGCGTCCGCGGGCAACTCCAACCACGACCTGGACTCCGACGCGATCGTCGACGACAGCAGCCCGGACGACTCCACGCCGGTCGAGCGGACGATCGACCCGCACGAGTGCTTCGACGTGCCGACGCAGCTGCCGGGTGTGGTCACGGTCAGCGCGACGGGCGTCAAGAACCTCAAGTCGTACTACTCCTCGTACGGCAAGGGAGTCGTCGACGTGGCCGCGCCGGGCGGCGACCGGCTCTACCAGATCCCGGACACGCCGTCGCAGAACGGCCGCATCCTGTCCACCATGCCGAACGGCGAGTACGGCTTCCTGCAGGGCACGTCGATGGCCTCGCCGCACGCGGCGGGCGTCGCCGCGCTGCTGAAGTCGAAGTACCCGAAGGCCTCCCCGGCCCAGCTGCAGGTGCTGCTGAAGGCACAGGCGGACAACACCGCCTGCCCGGTGTCCTACGACCAGGACGGCGACGGCACACAGGACGCGGTGTGCGAGGGCGGCAAGTATGTCAACGGCTTCTACGGGTACGGCATCGTCAACGCGCTCCGCGCGGTGAAGTGA
- the tyrS gene encoding tyrosine--tRNA ligase codes for MTDIVDELKWRGLFALSTDEDALRKALADGPVTFYCGFDPTAASLHVGHLVQVLTMRRLQQAGLRPLALVGGATGQIGDPRPTAERTLNDPETVANWVTRLRAQIEPFLSFEGENAAVMVNNLDWTAGLSAIEFLRDIGKHFRVNKMLTKDSVARRLESEEGISYTEFSYQLLQGMDFLELYRRYGCTLQQGGSDQWGNLTAGLDLIHKLEPHADVHALATPLMTKADGTKFGKTEGGAVWLDPEMTTPYAFYQFWLNVDDRDISTYMRILSFKSREELEELERQTEERPQARAAQRALAQELTTLVHGAEQTAAVIAASKALFGQGELVDLDDKTLAAALSEVPHVQVAELGPVVDLFAEVGLVASKSAARRTVKEGGAYVNNVKVATEDAVPAKEDLLHGRWLVLRRGKKNLAAVEVTGA; via the coding sequence GTGACGGACATCGTCGACGAGCTGAAGTGGCGGGGGCTGTTCGCCCTGTCCACTGACGAGGACGCATTGCGCAAGGCGCTCGCGGACGGTCCCGTCACGTTCTATTGCGGCTTCGACCCGACGGCGGCCAGTCTGCACGTCGGCCACCTGGTGCAGGTCCTCACCATGCGCCGGCTCCAGCAGGCGGGCCTGCGTCCGCTGGCCCTGGTGGGCGGGGCGACCGGCCAGATCGGCGACCCGCGCCCGACGGCGGAGCGCACGCTGAACGACCCGGAGACGGTCGCGAACTGGGTGACCCGGCTGCGCGCGCAGATCGAGCCGTTCCTGTCCTTCGAGGGCGAGAACGCCGCGGTGATGGTGAACAACCTGGACTGGACGGCCGGCCTGTCGGCCATCGAGTTCCTGCGGGACATCGGCAAGCACTTCCGCGTCAACAAGATGCTGACCAAGGACTCGGTCGCCCGGCGCCTGGAATCCGAGGAGGGCATCAGCTACACGGAGTTCAGCTACCAGCTGCTCCAGGGCATGGACTTCCTGGAGCTGTACCGCCGGTACGGCTGCACGCTCCAGCAGGGCGGCAGCGACCAGTGGGGCAACCTCACGGCCGGCCTGGACCTGATCCACAAGCTGGAGCCGCACGCCGACGTCCACGCGCTCGCCACCCCGCTGATGACCAAGGCGGACGGCACCAAGTTCGGCAAGACCGAGGGCGGGGCCGTCTGGCTCGACCCGGAGATGACGACGCCGTACGCGTTCTACCAGTTCTGGCTGAACGTGGACGACCGGGACATCTCGACGTACATGCGGATCCTGTCCTTCAAGTCCCGCGAGGAGCTGGAGGAGCTGGAGCGGCAGACCGAGGAGCGCCCCCAGGCGCGTGCCGCGCAGCGCGCGCTCGCACAGGAGCTGACGACGCTGGTCCACGGCGCCGAGCAGACCGCCGCCGTGATCGCCGCCTCCAAGGCCCTCTTCGGGCAGGGTGAGCTGGTCGACCTGGACGACAAGACGCTGGCCGCGGCCCTGTCCGAGGTGCCGCACGTCCAGGTCGCCGAGCTCGGCCCGGTGGTCGACCTGTTCGCCGAGGTCGGCCTGGTGGCCAGCAAGTCGGCCGCGCGCCGCACGGTCAAGGAGGGCGGTGCCTACGTGAACAACGTCAAGGTCGCGACCGAGGACGCGGTCCCCGCCAAGGAGGATCTGCTGCACGGGCGCTGGCTGGTACTGCGCCGGGGCAAGAAGAACCTGGCGGCGGTCGAGGTCACGGGCGCCTAG
- a CDS encoding DUF485 domain-containing protein — MATDAPPPSKEQHKLPSPEEFNEVQQSAEFGELRRSFRSFAFPLTIGFVAWYLLYVLLSNYAGDFMGTKLFGNINVAFVLGIAQFVTTFLIAWWYSRHAAAQLDPKAEAIKSRMEGGA; from the coding sequence GTGGCCACCGACGCACCGCCCCCCTCGAAAGAGCAACACAAACTCCCGTCCCCCGAGGAGTTCAACGAGGTGCAGCAGAGCGCGGAGTTCGGTGAACTGCGCCGCTCCTTCCGCTCCTTCGCCTTCCCGCTGACGATCGGCTTCGTCGCCTGGTACCTGCTGTACGTCCTGCTGTCGAACTACGCGGGCGACTTCATGGGCACCAAGCTCTTCGGCAACATCAACGTCGCGTTCGTTCTCGGTATCGCCCAGTTCGTCACCACGTTCCTCATCGCCTGGTGGTACTCGCGGCACGCCGCCGCGCAGCTCGACCCCAAGGCCGAAGCCATCAAGTCCCGGATGGAGGGCGGCGCATGA
- a CDS encoding metallopeptidase TldD-related protein — MTSLTNKPHEIVERALELSRADGCVVIADEQSTANLRWAGNTLTTNGVTRGRTLTVIATVDGKEGTASGVVTRSAVTADELEPLVRAAEAAARSAGPAEDARPLVTGVPAAPDFTDAPAETSSAVFADFAPALGEAFARARAGGRELYGFANHEVVSSYLGTSTGLRLRHDQPNGTLELNAKSPDRTRSAWAGRSTRDFKDVDPAALDAELAVRLGWAERRIALPAGRYETLLPPSAVADLLIYQMWSASGRDAAEGRTVFSKPGGGTRVGDKLTDLPLTLRSDPNEPGLESAPFVLVHSSGGDQSVFDNGLPLTATEWMREGQLSHLLTSRHSADLTGLPVAPGIDNLILDGGEDRSLEEMVANTERGLLLTCLWYIREVDPATLLLTGLTRDGVYLVENGEVTGEVTNFRFNESPVDLLGRATEAGRTEKTLPREWSDWFTRAAMPALRVPDFNMSSVSQGV, encoded by the coding sequence ATTACTTCGTTGACGAACAAGCCGCACGAGATCGTCGAGCGCGCCCTCGAACTGTCCCGGGCCGACGGCTGTGTGGTCATCGCCGACGAGCAGTCGACCGCCAACCTGCGCTGGGCGGGCAACACGCTCACCACGAACGGCGTCACTCGCGGACGTACGCTCACCGTGATCGCGACCGTCGACGGCAAGGAGGGCACGGCCTCCGGTGTCGTCACGCGCTCGGCCGTCACCGCGGACGAGCTGGAGCCCCTGGTGCGGGCCGCGGAGGCCGCCGCGCGCAGTGCCGGTCCCGCCGAGGACGCGCGGCCGCTGGTCACGGGCGTACCGGCGGCGCCCGACTTCACGGACGCGCCGGCCGAGACCTCGTCCGCCGTGTTCGCGGACTTCGCGCCGGCGCTCGGTGAGGCGTTCGCACGCGCGCGTGCGGGCGGTCGCGAGCTGTACGGCTTCGCCAACCACGAGGTGGTCTCCAGCTACCTCGGTACGTCGACGGGGCTGCGCCTGCGGCACGACCAGCCCAACGGGACGCTGGAGCTGAACGCCAAGTCGCCGGACCGGACCCGGTCGGCGTGGGCGGGCCGGTCGACCAGGGACTTCAAGGACGTCGATCCGGCGGCGCTGGACGCGGAGCTCGCGGTACGCCTCGGCTGGGCCGAGCGGCGGATCGCGCTGCCTGCCGGGCGGTACGAGACGCTGCTGCCGCCGAGCGCCGTCGCGGACCTGCTGATCTACCAGATGTGGTCGGCGTCGGGCCGGGACGCGGCGGAGGGCCGCACGGTGTTCTCCAAGCCGGGGGGCGGCACCCGCGTGGGCGACAAGCTGACCGACCTGCCGCTGACCCTGCGCAGCGACCCGAACGAGCCGGGCCTGGAGTCCGCGCCCTTCGTGCTCGTGCACTCCTCCGGCGGCGACCAGTCGGTGTTCGACAACGGGCTGCCGCTGACGGCCACCGAGTGGATGCGCGAGGGACAGCTGAGTCATCTGCTGACCAGCCGGCACAGCGCCGACCTGACGGGGCTGCCGGTGGCGCCGGGGATCGACAACCTGATCCTGGACGGGGGCGAGGACCGCTCCCTGGAGGAGATGGTCGCGAACACCGAGCGCGGGCTGCTGCTGACCTGCCTGTGGTACATCCGCGAGGTCGACCCGGCGACGCTGCTGCTGACGGGCCTGACCCGGGACGGCGTCTATCTCGTGGAGAACGGCGAGGTGACCGGCGAGGTCACCAACTTCCGGTTCAACGAGTCACCGGTCGACCTGCTGGGCCGGGCGACGGAGGCCGGGCGGACGGAAAAGACGCTGCCTAGGGAGTGGAGCGACTGGTTCACTAGGGCTGCGATGCCGGCCCTGAGGGTGCCGGACTTCAATATGAGCTCTGTCAGCCAGGGCGTATAA
- a CDS encoding cation acetate symporter, producing the protein MSPAQQTILAANEASEHRPLIITLFGLFVVATLVITVWAGRQTKDAADFYAGGRSFSAFQNGLAVSGDYMSAASFLGIAGAIALFGYDGFLYSIGFLVAWLVALLLVAEPLRNSGRYTMGDVLAYRMRQRPVRTAAGTSTIVVSIFYLLAQMAGAGVLVSLLLGITSDAGKILIVALVGVLMIVYVSIGGMKGTTWVQMVKAVLLIGGTILITFLVLLKFNFNISDLLGTAAENSGKGAAFLEPGLQYGATGTTKLDFISLGIALVLGTAGLPHILIRFYTVPNAKAARKSVNWAIGIIGGFYLMTIALGFGAAALISQEEIIASNPSGNTAAPLLALHLGGVDSAWGAILLATISAVAFATILAVVAGLTLASSSSFAHDIYANVIRKGKATEKEEVRAARLATIGIGAVSILLGALARDLNVAGLVALAFAVAASANLPTILYSLFWKRFTTQGALWSIYGGLIVAVGLVLFSPVVSGDPKAMFPDVDFAWFPLKNPGIISIPFGFLMGWLGTILSKEEPNTDKYAELEVRSLTGTGAH; encoded by the coding sequence ATGAGCCCCGCACAGCAGACGATCCTTGCCGCGAACGAGGCCAGCGAGCACCGGCCGCTGATCATCACCCTGTTCGGGCTGTTCGTCGTGGCGACGCTGGTCATCACCGTCTGGGCGGGCCGCCAGACCAAGGACGCCGCCGACTTCTACGCGGGCGGCCGGTCGTTCAGCGCCTTCCAGAACGGCCTCGCGGTCTCCGGCGACTACATGTCGGCCGCGTCGTTCCTCGGCATCGCGGGCGCCATCGCCCTCTTCGGATACGACGGCTTCCTTTACTCCATCGGCTTCCTGGTCGCCTGGCTGGTGGCCCTGCTCCTGGTGGCCGAGCCGCTGCGGAACTCCGGCCGCTACACCATGGGTGACGTGCTGGCGTACCGCATGCGTCAGCGCCCGGTCCGTACGGCGGCCGGCACCTCCACGATCGTCGTCTCGATCTTCTACCTGCTGGCCCAGATGGCGGGCGCGGGCGTCCTCGTCTCGCTGCTGCTCGGCATCACCTCCGACGCCGGCAAGATCCTCATCGTCGCCCTGGTCGGCGTCCTGATGATCGTGTACGTCTCCATCGGCGGCATGAAGGGCACCACCTGGGTCCAGATGGTCAAGGCCGTGCTGCTCATCGGCGGCACCATCCTGATCACCTTCCTGGTGCTGCTGAAGTTCAACTTCAACATCTCCGACCTGCTGGGCACGGCCGCCGAGAACAGCGGCAAGGGTGCCGCCTTCCTGGAGCCCGGCCTCCAGTACGGCGCGACCGGCACCACCAAGCTGGACTTCATCTCCCTCGGCATCGCCCTGGTGCTCGGCACGGCGGGCCTGCCGCACATCCTGATCCGCTTCTACACGGTGCCCAACGCCAAGGCCGCCCGGAAGTCCGTCAACTGGGCGATCGGCATCATCGGCGGCTTCTACCTGATGACCATCGCGCTCGGCTTCGGCGCCGCGGCGCTGATCTCGCAGGAAGAGATCATCGCGTCCAACCCGTCCGGCAACACGGCGGCGCCCCTGCTCGCCCTGCACCTGGGCGGCGTCGACTCGGCCTGGGGCGCGATCCTGCTCGCCACGATCTCGGCGGTGGCCTTCGCGACGATCCTCGCCGTGGTCGCCGGCCTCACCCTCGCCTCGTCGTCCTCCTTCGCGCACGACATCTACGCCAACGTCATCCGCAAGGGGAAGGCCACCGAGAAGGAGGAGGTAAGGGCGGCCCGTCTGGCGACCATCGGCATCGGCGCCGTCTCCATCCTCCTGGGCGCCCTCGCCCGCGACCTGAACGTGGCGGGCTTGGTCGCCCTCGCCTTCGCGGTCGCCGCCTCCGCCAACCTGCCGACGATCCTCTACAGCCTGTTCTGGAAGCGGTTCACCACCCAGGGCGCCCTGTGGTCGATCTACGGCGGCCTGATCGTGGCCGTCGGCCTGGTGCTGTTCTCACCCGTCGTCTCCGGCGACCCCAAGGCGATGTTCCCCGACGTCGACTTCGCCTGGTTCCCGCTGAAGAACCCGGGCATCATCTCCATCCCGTTCGGCTTCCTGATGGGCTGGCTCGGCACCATCCTGTCCAAGGAGGAGCCGAACACCGACAAGTACGCGGAGCTGGAGGTCCGGTCCCTGACCGGCACCGGCGCGCACTGA
- a CDS encoding GlsB/YeaQ/YmgE family stress response membrane protein, whose translation MGWLWAIIVGLVLGLVAKAIIPGKQHIPLWLTTILGILGAIGGNAVARAAGVDATAGIDWWRHGFQLVAAVILVGLGDRAYVAVRGGRRRV comes from the coding sequence ATGGGCTGGTTGTGGGCGATCATCGTGGGACTCGTGCTCGGCCTCGTCGCCAAGGCGATCATCCCGGGCAAGCAACATATTCCGCTGTGGCTGACCACCATCCTGGGCATCCTCGGCGCCATCGGCGGCAACGCGGTCGCGCGGGCGGCCGGTGTCGACGCGACGGCGGGCATCGACTGGTGGCGCCACGGCTTCCAGCTGGTGGCCGCGGTCATCCTCGTCGGCCTCGGCGACCGGGCGTACGTGGCGGTCCGGGGCGGCAGACGACGGGTCTGA
- a CDS encoding S8 family serine peptidase codes for MTAPHPRFRRAIAVPLGMTMATALAFLPNATAAAADVPGTVNGVTGAVNDVLASTTKADATALSYVVNVRPGHGPSGQVKKAIADAGGTIVTSYDQIGVIVVHSSNPDFAKTIRKVRGVESAGNTRNAPLPAQSTTDLGTPKALTAAEVASAKAKATDGEDPLEPMQWDLPAIKADKAHEKSLGSSKVTVAVIDTGVDDTHPDIAPNFDRDASVNCVTGKPDTTDGAWRPSASESPHGTHVAGEIAAAKNGVGMTGVAPGVKVSGIKVSTTAGYFYTEAVVCGFMWAATHGVDVTNNSYYTDPWYFNCKNDPDQKALVDAVTRASRYAEKKGTVNVAAAGNENYDLAADKITDPVSPNDGTPVERTVDPSECLDIPTQLPGVVTVAATGAKGIKSSFSNHGLGIVDIAAPGGDSTSYQKPEPPATSGLILGTLPGGKWGYMAGTSMASPHVAAVAALIKSTHPYASPAVVKGLLYAEADGTPCTDPYDINSDGKIDAVCEGTKNRNGFYGWGMADALDAVTK; via the coding sequence ATGACAGCGCCTCACCCGCGTTTCCGCCGCGCGATCGCCGTGCCGCTCGGAATGACCATGGCGACAGCCCTGGCGTTCCTGCCCAACGCCACGGCGGCCGCGGCCGACGTGCCCGGCACCGTGAACGGCGTCACCGGAGCCGTGAACGACGTCCTCGCCTCCACCACGAAGGCGGACGCGACCGCGCTCAGCTACGTCGTCAACGTCCGCCCCGGGCACGGGCCTTCGGGGCAGGTGAAGAAGGCCATCGCCGACGCCGGCGGCACGATCGTGACGTCGTACGACCAGATAGGCGTGATCGTCGTCCACTCGTCGAACCCGGACTTCGCCAAGACCATCCGCAAGGTCCGTGGCGTCGAGTCGGCCGGCAACACCCGCAACGCGCCGCTGCCCGCGCAGTCGACGACCGACCTGGGGACGCCGAAGGCGCTCACCGCCGCGGAGGTGGCGAGTGCGAAGGCGAAGGCCACTGACGGCGAGGACCCGCTGGAGCCGATGCAGTGGGACCTGCCCGCGATCAAGGCGGACAAGGCGCACGAGAAGTCGCTCGGCAGCAGCAAGGTGACCGTCGCCGTGATCGACACCGGCGTCGACGACACGCACCCCGACATAGCGCCGAACTTCGACCGTGACGCGTCCGTCAACTGTGTGACGGGCAAGCCGGACACGACCGACGGGGCGTGGCGGCCGAGCGCGTCGGAGAGCCCGCACGGCACGCACGTGGCCGGTGAGATCGCGGCCGCCAAGAACGGCGTCGGCATGACGGGCGTCGCACCCGGTGTGAAGGTCTCCGGCATCAAGGTGTCCACCACCGCCGGCTACTTCTACACCGAGGCCGTGGTCTGCGGCTTCATGTGGGCGGCCACACATGGCGTCGACGTCACCAACAACAGCTATTACACCGACCCCTGGTACTTCAACTGCAAGAACGACCCGGACCAGAAGGCGCTCGTGGACGCCGTCACCCGGGCCTCGCGGTACGCGGAGAAGAAGGGCACGGTCAACGTCGCGGCGGCCGGCAACGAGAACTACGACTTGGCGGCCGACAAGATCACCGACCCGGTGTCGCCGAACGACGGCACGCCCGTGGAGCGGACCGTCGACCCGTCCGAGTGCCTGGACATACCGACCCAGCTGCCGGGTGTCGTGACGGTCGCGGCGACCGGCGCGAAGGGCATCAAGTCGTCGTTCTCCAACCACGGCCTCGGCATCGTGGACATCGCCGCGCCCGGCGGCGACTCGACGTCGTACCAGAAGCCGGAGCCGCCGGCGACCAGCGGTCTGATCCTGGGCACCCTGCCGGGCGGCAAGTGGGGCTACATGGCCGGTACGTCGATGGCGAGCCCGCATGTCGCGGCCGTCGCCGCCCTGATCAAGTCGACGCATCCGTACGCCTCGCCGGCCGTGGTGAAGGGCCTGCTGTACGCCGAGGCCGACGGCACGCCGTGCACGGACCCGTACGACATCAACAGCGACGGCAAGATCGACGCGGTCTGCGAGGGTACGAAGAACCGCAACGGCTTCTACGGCTGGGGCATGGCGGACGCGCTGGACGCGGTGACCAAGTAG
- the moaA gene encoding GTP 3',8-cyclase MoaA, with the protein MLIDTYGRVATDLRVSLTDRCNLRCTYCMPEEGLQWLAKPDLLTDDEIVRLIDIAVTSLGIEEVRFTGGEPLLRPGLVGIVERVAALEPRPQMSLTTNGIGLKRTATALKAAGLDRVNVSLDTLRPDVFKTLTRRDRHKDVIEGLHAARDAGLSPVKVNSVLMPGLNEDEAPDLLAWAVEHDYELRFIEQMPLDAQHGWKREGMVTAGDILASLRTRFELTPEGSDERGSAPAERWIVDGGPQRVGVIASVTRPFCSACDRTRLTADGQIRTCLFATEETDLRAALRSGAPDEEIARIWRLAMWGKKAGAGLDDPSFVQPDRPMSAIGG; encoded by the coding sequence GTGCTCATCGACACCTACGGCCGGGTGGCCACCGACCTGAGGGTCTCGCTGACCGACCGGTGCAACCTGCGCTGTACCTACTGCATGCCCGAGGAGGGCCTGCAGTGGCTGGCCAAGCCCGACCTGCTCACGGACGACGAGATCGTCCGGCTGATCGACATCGCCGTCACCTCCCTGGGCATCGAGGAGGTCCGCTTCACCGGCGGCGAGCCCCTGCTGCGCCCCGGCCTGGTCGGCATCGTCGAGCGGGTCGCCGCCCTGGAGCCCCGCCCGCAGATGTCCCTCACCACCAACGGCATCGGCCTCAAGCGCACGGCGACGGCCCTGAAGGCGGCCGGCCTGGACCGGGTCAACGTCTCCCTGGACACCCTCCGCCCGGACGTCTTCAAGACCCTCACCCGCCGCGACCGCCACAAGGACGTCATCGAGGGCCTGCACGCCGCCCGGGACGCGGGCCTGAGCCCGGTCAAGGTCAACTCCGTCCTGATGCCCGGGCTGAACGAGGACGAGGCCCCGGACCTCCTGGCCTGGGCGGTGGAGCATGACTACGAACTGCGCTTCATCGAGCAGATGCCCCTGGACGCCCAGCACGGCTGGAAGCGCGAGGGCATGGTCACCGCCGGCGACATCCTGGCCTCCCTGCGCACCCGCTTCGAGCTCACCCCCGAGGGCTCCGACGAGCGCGGCTCGGCCCCCGCCGAGCGCTGGATCGTCGACGGCGGCCCGCAGCGGGTCGGCGTCATCGCCTCCGTAACCCGCCCGTTCTGCTCGGCCTGCGACCGCACCCGCCTGACGGCCGACGGACAGATACGCACGTGCCTGTTCGCCACGGAGGAGACGGACCTGCGCGCCGCGCTGCGCTCCGGCGCTCCCGACGAGGAGATCGCCCGCATCTGGCGCCTGGCCATGTGGGGCAAGAAGGCGGGCGCGGGCCTGGACGACCCGTCCTTCGTCCAGCCGGACCGGCCCATGTCTGCCATCGGTGGCTGA